Proteins from a single region of Altererythrobacter sp. Root672:
- a CDS encoding HNH endonuclease, with amino-acid sequence MLKSELIDRASRFRSAEEDPTRKLENCPALVLNADYTPLSYYPLSLWPWQTAIKAIFLERVDVVATYERMVHSPSLDMQIPSVIALRQYVKPSEFPAFTRFNVFLRDHFACQYCGSPQHLTFDHVVPRRLGGKTTWENIITACAPCNMKKGGRTPRQAHMHPLLEPIRPTSWQLIQQGKSFPPNYLHETWRDWLYWDIELEE; translated from the coding sequence GTGCTCAAGTCCGAACTGATAGATAGGGCATCCCGGTTCCGCAGCGCGGAAGAGGATCCTACGCGCAAGTTGGAAAACTGCCCCGCGCTGGTCCTCAACGCCGACTATACCCCGCTTTCCTATTACCCGCTGAGCCTGTGGCCGTGGCAGACCGCGATCAAGGCGATCTTCCTCGAAAGGGTCGATGTCGTCGCGACTTACGAGCGCATGGTCCACTCGCCCTCGCTCGACATGCAGATCCCTTCGGTGATCGCCTTGCGGCAATATGTGAAGCCGAGCGAGTTCCCCGCGTTCACCCGCTTTAACGTGTTCCTGCGCGATCATTTCGCCTGCCAGTACTGCGGCAGCCCGCAGCACCTGACCTTCGATCACGTCGTGCCGCGCCGGCTCGGCGGCAAGACGACGTGGGAAAATATCATCACCGCCTGCGCGCCGTGCAACATGAAGAAGGGCGGACGCACCCCCAGGCAGGCGCACATGCACCCGCTGCTCGAACCGATCCGGCCGACCAGTTGGCAGCTGATCCAGCAAGGCAAGAGCTTCCCGCCGAACTACCTGCACGAAACCTGGCGTGACTGGCTCTACTGGGACATCGAGCTGGAGGAATAA